The Thermococcus eurythermalis genomic sequence GACGGTAACGAGGGAGGACGCGAGGGCGGCGATAGAGCTCATCGAGGCAATGATGAGGACAATAGCCGTTGATGAGGAGGGCAACATCGACGTCTCGATACTGGAGGTAGGAAAGAGCTCGAAGAAGCTCAACAAGATAGAGAAGCTGGTCGATATAATCAAGAACCTCGAAAGCGAGGGCGACTACGGCGCTCCGGCCGATAAGGTAATCGAGGCGGCGAAGCAGGCAGGGGTCGGGAACAAGCGCGAGGTTGAGAAGATAATCGAGGAGCTCAAGGCAGATGGCAGAATCTATGAGCCGAGGGCGGGGTTCTACAAGGTGCTCTAACAAAGGTTATAAAGCGAAAGTAAAAAACCCATGAGGGGGTGAGAAAATGAGTGAGAACATTGACTTTTACGACTTTGAGAAGCTCCTCGATAAGGCTTATGAGGAGTTGCCCGAGAACATAAAGTCCCACAAGTCCCGTTTCGAGGTGCCTGCGGCAGTTGTCACGATTGCCGGTAACAGAACCATCATTGAGAACTTCGTTGACATAGCGGAAGCGATGAACCGCGACCCGAACCACCTGCTCAAGTTCATTCTGCGCGAGGTGGCTACGGCTGGAACCCTCGAGGGCAGGCGCGTAATCCTCCAGGGGCGCTTTACACCGTACCTCATAGGCAACAAGATGAAGAAGTACCTCAAGGAGTACGTCATCTGTCCTGTCTGTGGCTCGCCTGACACCAAGATACTCAAGAAGGGCCGCTTCCACTTCCTCAAGTGTGAAGCATGTGGTGCCGAGACGCCTATCCAGCACCTCTGAGGCCCTTATTCTTTTTTCTCCAGTTGTGGATAAATTATCCATTTTTGAATGAAACTATTCTCTCAAAAATCCTTTTAAACTTTACAAATTACAACCCCCGAGAACTCAAGGGGGTTACTCTTATGAGCATGGAGGAAAAGCTCAAAGAACTCTATGAGAGGAAGGAAAAAATTCTCGCAATGGGCGGTGAAAAGGCGGTAGAAAAACAGCACGCCAAGGGCAAGCTCACCGCCCGCGAGAGGATTGAGAAGCTCCTCGACCCCGGAAGCTTCGTGGAAATAGGAATGTTCGTCAAGCACCGCGGAACGGAGTTTGGCCTCGACAAAAAGGAACTCCCCGCCGACGGTGTCATCACTGGCTATGGAACTATCGATGGAAGGCTCGTCTTCGTCTACGCCCAGGACTTCACCGTCATGGGCGGTTCCCTCGGCGAGATGCACGCGATGAAGATTAAACGCGTTATGGAGCTGGCCCTTGAAGCAGGGGCGCCGGTTATAGGCCTCAACGACTCCGGCGGTGCCAGAATCCAGGAGGGCGTTGACTCCCTCAAGGGCTACGGTGATATCTTCAAGATGAACACGATTCT encodes the following:
- a CDS encoding translation initiation factor IF-2 subunit beta, yielding MSENIDFYDFEKLLDKAYEELPENIKSHKSRFEVPAAVVTIAGNRTIIENFVDIAEAMNRDPNHLLKFILREVATAGTLEGRRVILQGRFTPYLIGNKMKKYLKEYVICPVCGSPDTKILKKGRFHFLKCEACGAETPIQHL